A genome region from Trichosurus vulpecula isolate mTriVul1 chromosome 5, mTriVul1.pri, whole genome shotgun sequence includes the following:
- the STAC3 gene encoding SH3 and cysteine-rich domain-containing protein 3: MTEKEVLDSPKSFTAETPKSGLQRLKQLFRKETVERKEMELPPEPQANGEAVGAQGGPIYYIYEEEEEEEEEEEKEPPPEPPKPVNDKPHKFKDHFFKKPKFCDVCARMIVLNNKFGLRCKNCKTNIHEHCQSFVEMQRCFGKIPPGFRRAYSSPLYSDQQYACVKDLLSNRNDPVFETLRTGVIMANKERKKGQADKKTPLAAMMEEEPEAPKTEEGKPQAGNPEGDKKTDKKTAEDKNKQPGFQQSHYFVALYRFKALEKDDLDFPPGEKITVIDDSNEEWWRGKIGEKVGFFPQNFIIRVRAGERVHRVTRSFVGNREIGQITLKKDQIVVQKGDEAGGYVKVYTGRKVGLFPTDFLEEI; encoded by the exons ATGACAGAAAAAGAGGTTCTGGATTCTCCCAAATCCTTCACAGCAGAAACACCAAAGAGTGGG CTACAAAGGCTGAAGCAATTATTCAGAAAGGAGACTgtagaaagaaaggagatggagCTCCCCCCTGAGCCTCAGGCCAATGGAGAGGCAGTAGGGGCTCAAGGGGGACCCATCTACTACATctatgaggaggaagaagaggaagaagaggaggaagagaaggagccaCCCCCTGAACCCCCTAAGCCTGTCAATGACAAGCCCCATAAGTTCAAAGATCATTTCTTCAAGAAGCCCAAATTCTGTGATGTCTGTGCCAGAATGATTGTTC TTAACAACAAATTTGGGCTACGATGCAAGAACTGCAAAACCAATATCCATGAACACTGCCAATCCTTTGTGGAGATGCAGAGATGCTTTGGCAAGATT CCTCCTGGTTTCCGCCGTGCCTACAGTTCTCCACTCTATAGTGACCAGCAATATGCCTGTGTCAAGGACCTACTCT CCAACCGAAATGACCCTGTTTTTGAGACACTTCGAACTGGAGTGATCATGGCAAACAAAGAACGGAAGAAGGGACAAGCAGATAAAAAGACC CCTCTAGCAGCCATGATGGAGGAGGAGCCAGAAGCCCCCAAAACTGAGGAAGGAAAACCCCAGGCTG GAAATCCGGAGGGAGACAAGAAGACTGACAAAAAGACAGCTGAGGATAAA AACAAGCAGCCTGGATTCCAGCAGTCTCACTACTTTGTGGCCCTCTATCGGTTCAAGGCTTTGGAAAAGGATGATCTGGACTTTCC ACCTGGAGAGAAGATCACAGTCATCGATGATTCTAATGAGGAGTGGTGGCGG GGCAAGATTGGGGAGAAGGttggattttttccccaaaatttcaTCATCCGAGTCAGGGCTGGTGAGCGTGTGCACCGGGTGACTAGATCCTTTGTGGGAAACCGTGAAATTGGGCAGATAACGCTCAAGAAGGACCAG ATTGTGGTGCAGAAAGGGGACGAAGCTGGTGGTTATGTCAAAGTCTACACTGGTCGGAAGGTGGGGCTATTTCCCACCGACTTCCTGGAGGAAATTTAG